The DNA window GCCTGATGGGTTTTCCTGGTGTGTGTAATAAAATAGTAAGTCCAATAGCAGAGGCAATGGaacctgtattttttttttatcctcagAGCAGAACCCTCCCTTAGCTGAAAGGGCATCTGAGAGTTCAGACTGGAGCACTTTATGGCACCCAGATTGCTGAGAGAACTTCAGCCACTTTCTCCTGACGTCTCTCTCTGGGCCAAATAAACCACGTAATGGAACAAGCAGAACGCATTTACTTTAATGGCTTCTTTTAAAAAGAACTAAGGCCTAATGTATTTTTACTGCACGCAATGCTGTCACAACGATGAGCTGAGACAtatatgaacattttatttatttattcaatctATCTAAAATGCATTTGCTGATTATTACTaagtattaaacattacatcTATAGATGGCCAACATACAAAGTTAGACTATGAACAGGATGGAGGGAGTGAGAAGAAAGAATGACTCAGTGTTTGAGTTACAACACTGTGAAGGCTGTAGGTACACGTGGTAATGGTCAATGACCTGAGAGGGGACTTGAAAAAATAGGAGTGTACTCCAACATCACAGCTAATTAGAAAGAGTGAAAAAGGTGAGAAGTTCAGAAATCATTCCCCTGCTGTGATGTCCAGAGGATTTTATGGGCTTTGAGACTAAAACTGACTAAAATGCATGGGTAACTGCTGTGAAATTATTAAGTATATTGAGATAACCACAATGCAAATACTAGTCATGTCCACGAATTGAACTGTTTTTGTATGTTGACTTCCATATCTGTTGCAGATATCTGTTTTTGAGACTCcacatatataataaacataggCAATTCTAGAAGTGTCTATCATTTGGGTTGGACAGGCTCCATAATGGTGTAAACCCCAATGACCTCCACAGAAATCAGGGTTCTACATCAATTTTAGGTAAAAATTAAATGGATGCATTTAAAATGGCGACTCTCATAGAAATGCAAGAAGTTTACATGTACACTCCCCAAGCAATTTATAAGGAACAGATGCACAGTCATTCCTTtgattatctaatcagccaattgtgttgcagcagtgcagtgcataacATCATGCAAATaaaaaccagcagcttcagggaTATTATTATATCGCATCACCCCTCAGAAGGGGTAAATATGTGCTCTTCAGTGATTTTGAGAGTGATGAGGCACATGGGCAGAATTTGATGCTAAAAGCACAAATCCAGTGAACCCAACCTGCCATGTGTCAACAGTACAGGCTGACAGGGGTGGTATAATGGCCAATTCCAGCAAGATAGTGTACCCAGTAAAACCACACActtaaagaaatgtttccaaCATGTTGCGGAATCCAAGTGAGTGTTTGGTGAGCGGATGTAATTATCTCAACCAaacaataatactaataaaaaaacaatggcATGACAGTGCATGCAGTGATTCAGTGAGCATGCCATGCCAAACCATATCAAATAGTCACCTGAGGCAGAGAGATGCCATCACCAGAGAACAGCGAGCTCAAGTGGACCGCTTTCTCCTTTATGCTTTTTTTATGGAATTCTCTAGCGTTTTGAGTCTGGGTTTTCCTCTATAGCAGGCAAGAGGACAGAAAAACAGAGCAAgtgtgaaaaagaaaacaaggaCTGAATTCATGATGAATGTGATCGaacccttaaccttaaccctgtgGAGTCTGCAAACGGGCCAGTGTGTCAATTGTttcttttaatatatttttctattaatATATTTGCAATAATACAGTGCAGAAATATGAAGACAAGTCTCCAtactcttctctgccttttgcCCTGTCTAACTGGCACCAAAACAATTTGTCCAGATTAGTAAAGGTGTGTTTTTACAGGGCAATTTCTAAGACCAGACATCAATTTTAGAACAAATGCAAAAATTGAGAAAATACCATTAGATTCCAGAGGATTAAATACCAACATTTGTTTTCATCTTTAAATGTTGCTGCAAGATCTGCAGCTGTGCTTCCTCTagaaaatgtttgtttgtgGGTGGCATTTGTTGTTGGGGAAGGCAGGGGAGTTCTACAAGCTAACTTTATGTGGCTATCAGTAACCTACCCTTTATGACCCTGCTACTACAGTAGGACTAAAGGTtgaaatacagaatacaaaagTTTAAATGGTCTCTGCAGTGTCAACTGTGACTCACCATTAGATACTGTTAATTCTAGGCTTAGCCTACATTTGAGAAACTGGCTCCAAATGTGCTCTGGATATTCATTGACATGTCTTTGTGTTTTGTCTATTTAAACAAAGAACTGAATGTACTGAAAGCTAGAGCATCAAACTGGTGGTCATGTTTCAGCAGTGCATCACCCACTAATTTCAACAATAGGGGAAATACTGTGTTGAGTCAATATAAATGGACTGACAGAGAAAGTACAGAGATAGAGCAAAATAACAGGATGGGAAAGGCCACAGGAATAGAGGGAGGAAAGGGAAGGGAGAAAGTGGATAGATGAAAGTGGAGGTGATCACCTGACTGATCTTTTCCTCCACCTTCTGCAGgcgctggagcattgctgtcatGGCCAGAACAGCAGAGTGACAGGCTCCACTAGAGTTGGCCTCTGTGCCTGGACTCTCTAAAGCAGGCTGTGTGTTTGGCCGTGTGTGTGTACCGGCAGACTGCTTTTGTGATGAAGGAGCTAGAATCCTAGAGGCCTCTATGTGTGACCGTGTATGTATGTCAGGGGGTTCTGTGCGTGACCGGGTGCGTGGGTGAGTGGGCCGGATGGGCTTGAGGGAAACACACAGAGGGTTGGAAAAGGGCACGGTGAGCAGAGCAGCTGGGCACTCCTCTGTAAGTCTGATGCTGGGGGCGGCCTGGAACTGCAAACACATTGCACGTGAGCAGGGCTGGGGCTCAGACTTTGAGCTGCTCAGCTGAGTGGTTTACATTGCAGTCTGCTATATTGCATTACACAAACTTCCAGAGCTTTAAGGACTGACTGTAGTTACACTTTGGAGTTACACTATGTGCACTACAGAAATGTGTGCACACATTCCTCATGAATATAATACATTACATCAACCACATCACTTTTGGCACTGCTTGTGTTGGTGTAATATCTATTTTCATTTGAATGAATGTGCAAATAAAGCACACATTTCAGTACATTCATCGCCAATTGTTTCAGTATGCCTTTCAAGTATGTACCTGCTTTTTAGAGGGTGGAGGTGGTGGGGTTTTCTTCTTGGCTTTGTTGAAGGGTGGAGTGTCTGTCATATCGAGTGATGGAGGCCTTGGAGACCTCTCAACACTCGAGTCAGACTGAGATGATTAAGCCAGCAGCAGttaaagagagaaaaggccAATAGGGTTAGCAGAACAGCAGGAAAAAGGAGAATTACTGGAAAGAAGTCACTAGAGAAGGAAGCAAGGTATCACAGTTCAGCAGAGCTATAACAAAGACAAAATGATTTTCCAGGGCCAGTGCTGGAAACAGTTACTTAGAAGTTATAGTTAGGATTTCATAAAGGATTTTAAGGCTAGTGGATTTTTACCTGCCTACGGAGAGTGCAGCTTGGGGTGCTCTCCTCAAACTTTGCCAGTAGTTGAGAGGCCATGAACTTGACCTTGTTCTCCTTCAGCTCTCGGCCTTCGGATGTTAACGATGAACTTTGACTGCTGAAGTTTGTTGCCTGGCAAATATAATTAAACAACAATGAACTCTGGTTATAAATAAGAAGCTTAGGTTAGTCACATCACTATGAAACACAAGGGTGCATGGATAATCGTTGTCCATTATATAAAGTCACTTTAATGGTATTGCTCTTACCTCTTCCAAATAACTGCATACCTTCCGTCTTCTTTTGTAAAAAGAATCATTGTCATCCACCTTTTTATCATCCTAAAAGgtaaaaaagggggggggggacaaatAATGCTTTAATAACTTCAAAGCATTAGTGTACATAATAGAGATAGAAAATGTGGTGAAATTCTATACCAAAGTAAACACATCTTCAAACAGAATGTGGTTGAAAAAAGATATAGCTGATCTACGGACACCACTCCATACCTTTGGGATCCGTTTTCGAGGTTGTGTTAAGCTCAGCGATCTATAAACAGGTCGGGATGATCTTGAGGCAGATTCATCATTATTTTCATCAGTCTTTCTTCTTAAATctgcaacaaaaacaaataactgAAACATGTGGCAAATCAAAGGCAATGTTCATTGTATTGCTATAATCAAATGCAAGTAAACCATATGCTACAACATGGAAAGAATATGAAGGACCATCTGTGTTTTTTAAGAACTGTCCAAGTGAAGTTTTTTCATGGCAACTTTTACTGAAAGCACTTAAGGACACCACGGATGTATACAATTAGCATTACATGCCATACCACTTATATTTAGGTGGCCAGTGTTACTGTGAATGTAGCTATATGCATACCCTCTCTATAGGTACTATATCCACTCTATACTAGTATTCAGTGGTGTAGGGAGAGCTGGGGAATATGTGCATTCCTCTCATTCCAGAGTACATGACTGATGGAACTGCTTAACAAAGTTTTGTTCCAGTACAGCAAGGCCAAATTATGTGTtactgcatctccatttacaaatGCTTCATCTTCGCAACCTCCATAGGGAAGACATTCCTCAGGCCAACATTAAATGGGTCAACAGAAGATTCAATAGAAATATTGTACAGCGGTTTGTGATGGTGTCGGACAAGTGCGACAACTTCATGACAAAGGTAAGACATATTAATGTATTCCGCCCATTGTAGGATGAAGATCACAGCTTTATCTGGTACCTGCACTTCCGTCTTTGtacataaaaaagagaaagacttTGACAGACCACTCTATACTGGAAAAATTGTAAAAATTAAACactgaaaataaatataaaaatataatgtaatattgtataataatataaataatatataataatggcTTTATGGGCTAAGAACCAACTGAGATCAGCTATTTTATACTATGCAgctgataaaaaaaacattggttatTGTTTAATGTTTCTATATTAATAACCTAAATACACAAAGTTGTTTAGTGTTATACTCTATACTGCTTTGTGACGTTATCTGTCATGATGACAATGTCATTACATTGTCCCCATAAGAATTCAGTGACAGCATGTCGCTTACCTGATGGTGGCAGAGGAGTTCCCCTGAAGAGCTCGTAGAATTTGGAGAGGTATGTTACCATGCTGTTCTTGTCTGGGTCCTGGCCTGATGCTATCTCTTTGCCTGTGGTAAACGGCTTTATGCCAAACTCCTTCTCAGCCACATCAAACGCAAGCTGAGCATTCTTAGCAGCATCCTCCTCATTCAGTGCATCATAATCTCTATAGGACAAGAAGAGTATAGTCAAATGAAAAACAGAAGATGTATAGAACATGTGACAGCCCTCAAACTAAACAGTTATCAAACTGGTTTGTGTTATGTGTAGCACCTCTTGACAACATGGTCCATGAAAAGGGGTGTGAACTCTAGCACATAGTAACATTGTTACTAGTAACAAACTGTTCTTAGTTCACCATATCATGGTCAGGATGAGAGGTGGAGTGTAAAAAAGCTGTCTTTGCAGAGGCCAAACCACTTTTCACATCTTCTGCTCGTGTTTGGATTTGCACAAttgcaaactgtgctggaacaAGTGCTCAAAAAGAGAAATCAGAGACACCCAGAACAGCTGCCAGGATCCAACAACGCACAGCAAGATTTATGACCATGTGTTTAGACAGGCCACTCTAGGTTAATATTTGTAAGCTGTTTACAGCTATATGCCACTGAAACTTTGATAACCCTGCTGATCCACTGTGACATACAACTACTGTTTCACATAAAAACAATAGATTTTCTATTGTAATTAAATAATGTAATCTACAAGGTcacatataattattttttaaatgtgactTAAGACCAGTTGTATATGAGATTCTTATCTAAAATTATGCCTCAGTTATACTCTCAAAGAGTAATGTATATGGCATGTGAGAGAGCAAAATCAGGGTCTTTATGGCAGAGACCATTGTTGGTTTGTCATTTAGTTACTTATCTTAAAGActtatttagtaattattacTAAATAGTCTGTGACTACTATGAAACTAATGTAGGTTATGTAGTTATTGAAGTGAGGGGCTGAATTATGAATCAGGGATTAAACTGTTTGTGGTCTTACATGAGATGTGCTCTGAAGCGGTGGATGAGGGCACAGAAGGCTAGGCCACTGCTCCATGATGAGACCAGATCAGTCACACTCACGCCTTTATAGCCCTCTGTCTGCTTCTGACACCAAGTCAGCAACCTGCTGGGTCTGACCTCAGACTCTATAACAAAAATCCAGAcacatccacacaaacacaaagagtTGTGAAGCCATTTGCCATTAGGTGATGAAAGACCAGGCTTACTTTTTAGTCAAATTATAGCAATATCCTATGCAGCAATTTCAATAACATAACAAAGCTCATGTCAGCCAATTGTGCAATCGATCCACAGTTCGAATTGAATTCTTTTGTGTGAAGGTGATAATGAGCCCCTCCACCAAACAAGCCCAGAATCAGCCTTGGGTACCGACTCATGTGTTCGGTTCTAAAAAATGCCCTTAATATCTGTATTGGTGGACTTTTTCACACATAAGTGTTGGTTCTTAAAGATTAATAAACTAACCACCTACACCACCTGGTTCACCACAGATCACCACAATAATCTGGTTGTTCCAGTTCCACATGAACAAACATTTTGGGTAGCTTTATTTGTGTACATTGAGGCCACTGACTATGAGGGGAATCTTCTGAAAAGGCAATCCTCTCAATGTGACTCCTCTTGTGAAAACAATCTTTATACTCCCACACACCTGAAATCCACACCCATAATGCTATTTTGGGACTATTTTAGAGTTGGAATGAGCTGGGAAAAGGAATGCCCCAAACATCTAACGAAGCTTGGAGATTCCTCCTGTCTCTACAATCTTTGTGAAATATTTCCTAGTTTGCATGGGATACATGCATGGAGCGAGTTCACAATGTAAATAATGATTAAGCTGACCTCGACGTGCCAGGTTCACTGGGCGCCGTATAGTAGCAGCTCGCTCCAAAGAGCAGGACTTCATTTCTCCACTTATGTAGTAGTTACGGACCTGTGCAGAACAGATATAAatggtgaaataataaaatTGTACATGGTTTCGCCAAGACCCAAAggtaataattattaaaatgaaaggtAATTTCACCTGGTGTGGTCGGACACAGTTGGAGTTGAGGTTTGGATAACGTGTTCCAGGGTCGATGGTGTACTGATCAAAGTTCTTGGCAATGTTTTCAGGTGTTGTCTGAGGTAACAATCGGTAAAGACTCTCCCTGACGCAGAAAATCATGGCATCATAAACAGAACTTTTCGGGCACTGACAATGTCAATGTCATAGGCAATAATGCAACTATATGGTGTAGCTGATAAAATGAATGTGGGTACAAGGTAACTGTCAAAGGTAAACTAgaaaattgtgtgtgtatttatattctTTAAACTATACCAACCTCTCTGCCAACACATCCAGTGGTATTCTATGCTGTGACCAGCTCTTGATCATCCAAGCTGTGTCAAAGGCCGCCAAGAAGCCACGGGCACACCCTGTGCCCATCGGCCAAAAAGGCTACAGACAAGGTTTCCAAAGTTAGCATTATATTTAATGCTCAAAACCAATAACCAAGCAAAATGATTTAAAAGAAAGTCCTCAAGTTGAATATTCACTGATTTACCTCAAGCAGACTGTCTCCCACCAATGCCACCAGCAGGTGATGGCCAAACCTCTCTCTGACCAGAGCAGCGTTCTCTGAGGCGTACATGCAAGTGAAGTCGAACATGGCTACATCTGGCTGGTCGAGGTGGTTCATGGCGTAGTCCAGTGTGGGCAGCTGGTAATGAGTGGCGTAGTCGGCAGCCTCCCGAGCATAGCTTAGAAGAGCCTCCTGGTTTACATTCTCACTGCTTAGCAGAGCATCTGTGTCTATATAGTCCTGTAACAGACACAACACACCATAACATCatgctgctgttttcactttAGGGGAATGTTGCTTTTTTAGGAGCTTCCCATGAGAACATTTCGAGTGAAGCCAAACAAGCCGTCAGTGATCTTTCAAAAAAGGAACTCCTCCTTGCGTCACTCTTTCTAAGAGACTATGACTACCAGATTTTTGGCTTTGCTCAAAGACGTTCCTGCATGTGCAGACACAGATTTGGTTGAATGACTTTTCTAAACTGACCACCCTTGCTGAGGGCTTTATGACATTTGCTCTTCTCTAGGTTCTTTTATGAATCAGCACAGTCTGTCAAATCTGTGAGTCAAGACTGTCAGTTCCAGTATAAACTCTGCATCAGTGGTGAGACCTAAATACCACTAAGTATGAGTgcttatgtttgtgtgtgtgtctgaataaaaaaaaaacacacacagagaatgaGAGATCATAAGATGGTGAAATATGTTCTccttataaatgtttatgcCCTCTTTGCTGTgtttatgcgtgtgtgtgttcacagccTATTACACTGGCAGGCTACAATAACAAAAGAGTCATCGTACCCTATGCCACACCTTCCGTAAACCACTTCCTCTTGGACGTTTGGCAAGCTAGAGCCACTACTCACATGAATGATGACTCCTTTATCCAGAAGGCTCTGCTTCTTAGCCGTCATCACAAagtagtgtgtgttgtcttTATAATACACTATGTTCTCCAAATCGATGCCTGCATCAGAGACACAACCACCAGAAGATGAGTCATTCAGAAGAAACCGGACATCACAAACGTCTGTAATGCAACACTTTTACTGTGGAAATCAGGAGTTtaatgaatgatttagtaaGGAATTCTTCTGTAATGGAGGCTAGCCATAACAGGTACACAAACTTAACATGTACCTGCACAAAATGCTggcaaaagataaaaaaaaacagagagaaggagaaagagaaagagaaaagagaactGAAACCTAGCTCAGCTTAGAACAAGATAATTACACCATCCTATGctgatagtttttttttcacacttcaaatctgatttgactTTTTGAATTTTGGACTAGTTTTTGAGTGTTCAGAAGTTACAAATGACAAAGTTGCATTTGCTTGCATATCTATATTAGTTGCCATAGTGACTAAGAAGAGAGGTACAACCTTAGTTGTTCATGTGTACCTTTACATAAAGACAATAACTACTGAATAGAACAATCACACTATAGTCCACAACAGTGCTGCACATTTTATCAAGTAGAACAGAACAGGACATCAGTGTAAGCTGACATGGTCAGGAGATAAGATTAGCTAACAAATAGATTCTACTGGTAATATTCAGAGAGACATCAGCAGTCATGATAAAGCTACAACATACAAAtaacaaatatttatatatgttatagAAAAGGTTAAACTTTCCAGATTTAAACTCTATATAAACATCTATATAAacaacatatttaaaatatataaacatccAATGTTATTGTAGCACACTCTGCTGTCAAGGACCACCGTAGCATACACGTATCAAACATAAAAGATTTACTTTTCTCAGATATTGGCTTTTAAGAGTTCttaaggaactgggagctgaatggtcaggtaggtcagtcagaccgaactgtaagatattaaacacttttaaaacagtcatttaaaatgttGCTTCTAGGCAAAGTTAATGAGtttagaatgtctgattatagactaaagtaattttactggtgtttactaTTGTGTATTAGCACAACTTACATAAGATCTGGGGTtagattatttttaaaaacaaaaagagttGGTCAGATCAGCATTGGATGATAGTCAGCATTAGGAGACTCGGATCGCACTTTAGCCATCTTGTTTTTACATGTGTTTTTGTTCTCTCACCTGTCTCCTGCTTGAGGTCCTGAAAGAACTTCTGGTTGAAGATAAAGGCCACCCCACTGATCTCTTCCACTTTGGCCTCCGCTGTCGTATTTCTGTTAATGAAGTTAGCCGTGATGGCGATGGCCAGTTTCCCACGGAACTCTTTCCGCCGAAACCCTAAGAGACAGGATTGAGACAAAAGGGGTTAACGCAGGAGGACATGGCTGATTCATGATGGAGGACCCCAAAGTCAAATGCAGCCTTTGGGGAAGTTCCAGACAGAGTGAGacttaaagagagagaaaagagaaagtaagAGTAACTTTGAGACTGCAGGTATGCAAGACACTTTAGAGccggaaagagaaagagaggggtaGACAGAGAAAtggacagagaagagagagacagaatgaaagTGTGTGATGTGGCATTTTTCTCTTCCTGCCAGGCAGAGGCATGCTAATCCTGGGGAAATCTGCTGCTGCCTAAATCACAGGCTGGTTATTTTAGGCTCAGACGAGCTTGGCTTCACCACAAAGGTATGAGTAGTTTAAAGCCACGggtcctggagctccatgcTGCCTGCAGCTATCTAATTAGTTCTATCAGAACTTTGGGGGTGGAAAAAACACATATTTACTGCTTAACTGAAAAAACAGGTACAGAACTGTCTGTTCAATTGCGCAGCGTTTCAGGCTTCaggacaggatttaacagcgcTAAGATGAAAGTGTGTGTCGTTACCCTGCAGGTGTGGGCCTGTGGTGCAGAACAGTGAGGAGGACAAACCGTCTCTGGTCTCCTGTCCTGCAGAATAATGTATGAGGTTCTGCAAAGTGCCTCTCAGGCCAGGCTTGCAGCTGATTACTGGCCAGAGCTGTTCCATTACTGTCACGTTAATTCATCGAGACGTCACCCCGCCCGCGCACTCACCCACATCCCGGCGCTCCCCTCACACGACCGCGCACCCTGAGAGGGGGATATATTTAACTTCCACCAGACGGCCCCAAACAGGCCAGTTACTGCACAGGACGAACTGCTAAAGCATTCCCCCTTCAAAGTTACTCATAATTGTGCAATGAGCTAAACGACTCATCATTTGGAGCGGCCCGATAATTCCCTTATTTGGAATAAGCATCTGTTTGGGGATAGGTACAAAGATGACGGGTATAGGGGGAAGGAGTCCAACAGGCAAGCATCAACAGCTGAGCAGCAGCCAGCAAGACTCAGCCCATGGCGCTATTTAGGAACGCACACTGATCCTCTGATTTCATATGTAACCTCGCACTTGGCGAGGGCCTGATGACATCATGGGCTATCGTTTTACAGAGCAGGGCTTGATTTTATGGCTTTCCAGCTTTCTTGGATGAAACAATCCAGTCGAAATGGTATGGAAGTGCAGCCAAGAGCAACAGCCAAGTTTCTCTCAGTCATAGTCATTTAAGCTCCACTACTGATAAGGAGTATAGGGTAGACGTCTGTCCTGGATTTTGTCTGAAGACTTTATTTTGTAATGGTTGGTCTTACAAAACGTTCTGGAGTTACTTTATATGGAGTGCCATGGCTTGTTACGAATACAGAGTCAACAAAAACATACTCTAGTGAAAGAGCATGTGACGGGCTATTTGTGTTACCAAGCTACCATATCAtattctgagctgttttagttACCCTGGAACGTTTCATCTGTATTTATAGAGCAACAATAATTATAGCGACTTTGTTACTGTGTAAAAACATAGGATCCCATAagtgtatttagtgtattatgagtaatttttttttggtgaattTTTGGACTTTTGGTGACTTACTATGTAAATTTAGAACTGCATCACAGGCATTGGTGTACAAACCTTCAAGGGTGTTCCGTCTTCCATCAGCCCCCACCACTACATCAAAATCAAAGTCAGCCACAGGGTGATCTGCTGGACGAATCTCTGCTCTCCAACCAGGCCCTattgcacacgcacacacacaaacatacatgtGCATGCTTATCTGTGCCTATAATTCATCAAGCTGATGTTATATGGACAGACAGTTGAAATGATCGTTGCAACATatttatagctgtatttacatcTTTAATAGCATGTTTAATTACACAGTactcttaaacataaaggtgctacaaatggttccttgagtGAGGCCACAGAGGAACCATAAGAAACAATGTCTGTAATAGTGATGTGTAAGTGTGATGAACCTTTCCATCAAGTGatagttctttaaaggttcttcacacttctctattacaaacatggtgtcAGAAGTGTTTCttccatttgtagcacctttatttttatgagtgTACCTTTACGAGTGTACTTAAACTTTAAAATAAGAGGAGGTTGTGGCACATTACGCAAGTCAGCTTAGCACCTTACATAGTTTTCAAATT is part of the Salminus brasiliensis chromosome 17, fSalBra1.hap2, whole genome shotgun sequence genome and encodes:
- the mical2a gene encoding F-actin-monooxygenase MICAL2 isoform X5 translates to MGETEDEKSQAGKLFENFVQASTCKSTLQAFNILCSYLELDPLEHSTFYSSLKSKLTCWKAKALWIKLDKRASHKEYKKGKACTDTKCLIIGGGPCGLRTAIELAFLGAKAVVIEKRDTFSRNNVLHLWPFTIHDLRGLGAKKFYGKFCAGAIDHISIRQLQLMLLKIALLLGVEFHINVEFVKLLEPPEDQENEGPGWRAEIRPADHPVADFDFDVVVGADGRRNTLEGFRRKEFRGKLAIAITANFINRNTTAEAKVEEISGVAFIFNQKFFQDLKQETGIDLENIVYYKDNTHYFVMTAKKQSLLDKGVIIHDYIDTDALLSSENVNQEALLSYAREAADYATHYQLPTLDYAMNHLDQPDVAMFDFTCMYASENAALVRERFGHHLLVALVGDSLLEPFWPMGTGCARGFLAAFDTAWMIKSWSQHRIPLDVLAERESLYRLLPQTTPENIAKNFDQYTIDPGTRYPNLNSNCVRPHQVRNYYISGEMKSCSLERAATIRRPVNLARRESEVRPSRLLTWCQKQTEGYKGVSVTDLVSSWSSGLAFCALIHRFRAHLIDYDALNEEDAAKNAQLAFDVAEKEFGIKPFTTGKEIASGQDPDKNSMVTYLSKFYELFRGTPLPPSDLRRKTDENNDESASRSSRPVYRSLSLTQPRKRIPKDDKKVDDNDSFYKRRRKVCSYLEEATNFSSQSSSLTSEGRELKENKVKFMASQLLAKFEESTPSCTLRRQSDSSVERSPRPPSLDMTDTPPFNKAKKKTPPPPPSKKQFQAAPSIRLTEECPAALLTVPFSNPLCVSLKPIRPTHPRTRSRTEPPDIHTRSHIEASRILAPSSQKQSAGTHTRPNTQPALESPGTEANSSGACHSAVLAMTAMLQRLQKVEEKISQRKTQTQNAREFHKKSIKEKAVHLSSLFSGDGISLPQRTVGKVSLVVGARAETLLTLYENDHRPKAAYSDSPGSFRREFHQSLGDVCHACKKRVYVAERLRAEGLFFHRECFRCDTCSAPLSQGGHAFDSEQGKLYCKLHFSQRNLGKRGEIFDPHMPPDDTIHPSTMPSPVRVESSPSQSPGTLSSLLKRSLHWPLHVSRSVCAVPRRVASWLGGKTRDVGLHIRDNAENYVFLYELLSVGLPLLAALHELLLQLQAEPEAEAGPLQLQALQEWLEQHLGPWLFT
- the mical2a gene encoding F-actin-monooxygenase mical2b isoform X7 produces the protein MGETEDEKSQAGKLFENFVQASTCKSTLQAFNILCSYLELDPLEHSTFYSSLKSKLTCWKAKALWIKLDKRASHKEYKKGKACTDTKCLIIGGGPCGLRTAIELAFLGAKAVVIEKRDTFSRNNVLHLWPFTIHDLRGLGAKKFYGKFCAGAIDHISIRQLQLMLLKIALLLGVEFHINVEFVKLLEPPEDQENEGPGWRAEIRPADHPVADFDFDVVVGADGRRNTLEGFRRKEFRGKLAIAITANFINRNTTAEAKVEEISGVAFIFNQKFFQDLKQETGIDLENIVYYKDNTHYFVMTAKKQSLLDKGVIIHDYIDTDALLSSENVNQEALLSYAREAADYATHYQLPTLDYAMNHLDQPDVAMFDFTCMYASENAALVRERFGHHLLVALVGDSLLEPFWPMGTGCARGFLAAFDTAWMIKSWSQHRIPLDVLAERESLYRLLPQTTPENIAKNFDQYTIDPGTRYPNLNSNCVRPHQVRNYYISGEMKSCSLERAATIRRPVNLARRESEVRPSRLLTWCQKQTEGYKGVSVTDLVSSWSSGLAFCALIHRFRAHLIDYDALNEEDAAKNAQLAFDVAEKEFGIKPFTTGKEIASGQDPDKNSMVTYLSKFYELFRGTPLPPSDLRRKTDENNDESASRSSRPVYRSLSLTQPRKRIPKDDKKVDDNDSFYKRRRKVCSYLEEATNFSSQSSSLTSEGRELKENKVKFMASQLLAKFEESTPSCTLRRQSDSSVERSPRPPSLDMTDTPPFNKAKKKTPPPPPSKKQFQAAPSIRLTEECPAALLTVPFSNPLCVSLKPIRPTHPRTRSRTEPPDIHTRSHIEASRILAPSSQKQSAGTHTRPNTQPALESPGTEANSSGACHSAVLAMTAMLQRLQKVEEKISQRKTQTQNAREFHKKSIKEKAVHLSSLFSGDGISLPQIVHPPHSRSILSPPHSHQECTTTPASKPSLHSSSSLKQTNAFLHPDVPRCEKEMLKDTVNGSHVLNSTRSTSSFNHQKEQELTQCSSDKNSQKPKKTCPSAASFPHFSSALPLLHPPQFTATSPSSFPSSQPKQLGMLLSKTETQGEMQKNSHVCSISSSTTSFTLRKLTEVLQSKKGSNGPKEVSEDAC
- the mical2a gene encoding F-actin-monooxygenase mical2b isoform X3; the protein is MGETEDEKSQAGKLFENFVQASTCKSTLQAFNILCSYLELDPLEHSTFYSSLKSKLTCWKAKALWIKLDKRASHKEYKKGKACTDTKCLIIGGGPCGLRTAIELAFLGAKAVVIEKRDTFSRNNVLHLWPFTIHDLRGLGAKKFYGKFCAGAIDHISIRQLQLMLLKIALLLGVEFHINVEFVKLLEPPEDQENEGPGWRAEIRPADHPVADFDFDVVVGADGRRNTLEGFRRKEFRGKLAIAITANFINRNTTAEAKVEEISGVAFIFNQKFFQDLKQETGIDLENIVYYKDNTHYFVMTAKKQSLLDKGVIIHDYIDTDALLSSENVNQEALLSYAREAADYATHYQLPTLDYAMNHLDQPDVAMFDFTCMYASENAALVRERFGHHLLVALVGDSLLEPFWPMGTGCARGFLAAFDTAWMIKSWSQHRIPLDVLAERESLYRLLPQTTPENIAKNFDQYTIDPGTRYPNLNSNCVRPHQVRNYYISGEMKSCSLERAATIRRPVNLARRESEVRPSRLLTWCQKQTEGYKGVSVTDLVSSWSSGLAFCALIHRFRAHLIDYDALNEEDAAKNAQLAFDVAEKEFGIKPFTTGKEIASGQDPDKNSMVTYLSKFYELFRGTPLPPSDLRRKTDENNDESASRSSRPVYRSLSLTQPRKRIPKDDKKVDDNDSFYKRRRKVCSYLEEATNFSSQSSSLTSEGRELKENKVKFMASQLLAKFEESTPSCTLRRQSDSSVERSPRPPSLDMTDTPPFNKAKKKTPPPPPSKKQFQAAPSIRLTEECPAALLTVPFSNPLCVSLKPIRPTHPRTRSRTEPPDIHTRSHIEASRILAPSSQKQSAGTHTRPNTQPALESPGTEANSSGACHSAVLAMTAMLQRLQKVEEKISQRKTQTQNAREFHKKSIKEKAVHLSSLFSGDGISLPQSSSSSSHSTSTLSPPHPPLQSTATSSPSPPLSSSQSLLLQQRTVGKVSLVVGARAETLLTLYENDHRPKAAYSDSPGSFRREFHQSLGDVCHACKKRVYVAERLRAEGLFFHRECFRCDTCSAPLSQGGHAFDSEQGKLYCKLHFSQRNLGKRGEIFDPHMPPDDTIHPSTMPSPVRVESSPSQSPGTLSSLLKRSLHWPLHVSRSVCAVPRRVASWLGGKTRDVGLHIRDNAENYVFLYELLSVGLPLLAALHELLLQLQAEPEAEAGPLQLQALQEWLEQHLGPWLFT